In one Dunckerocampus dactyliophorus isolate RoL2022-P2 chromosome 9, RoL_Ddac_1.1, whole genome shotgun sequence genomic region, the following are encoded:
- the rpe gene encoding ribulose-phosphate 3-epimerase translates to MPYSAKIGPSILSSDLSCLGSECVRMMECGADYLHLDVMDGHFVPNITFGHPMVECLRKSLGPDPFFDMHMMVSRPEQWVKPMASAGANQYTFHLEATSNPGNLIKEIKQSGMKVGLAIKPGTTVEMLAPWANQIDMALVMTVEPGFGGQKFMEDMMSKVTLLRDQFPSLDIEVDGGVGPDTIYKCAEAGANMIVSGSAVIGSDDPRSVIALLRTVVAEAIQKRTLDR, encoded by the exons ATGCCTTACTCTGCTAAAATCGGCCCGTCAATCCTAAGCAGTGATCTGTCATGTCTGGGCAGCGAGTGTGTGCGGATGATGGAGTGTGGAGCAGATTATTTGCACCTCGACGTCATGGACGG CCATTTTGTACCAAATATAACGTTTGGTCATCCCATGGTGGAATGCCTGAGAAAGTCATTAGGCCCAGACCCTTTCTTTG ACATGCACATGATGGTTTCCAGGCCCGAGCAGTGGGTGAAGCCCATGGCTTCAGCCGGAGCCAACCAGTACACGTTCCACCTGGAGGCCACCAGCAACCCCGGAAACCTCATCAAGGAGATCAAACAGAGTGGTATGAAG GTGGGCTTGGCCATAAAGCCTGGTACTACAGTGGAAATGTTAGCACCTTGGGCCAACCAGATTGACATGGCTCTGGTCATGACTGTTGAGCCTGGCTTTGGAGGACAAAAGTTCATGGAGGACATGATGTCCAAG GTAACATTGTTGAGGGATCAGTTCCCCTCACTGGACATTGAAGTAGACGGCGGCGTGGGCCCGGACACCATTTACAAATGTGCAGAG GCAGGTGCCAACATGATCGTGTCAGGCAGCGCCGTGATCGGCAGCGATGACCCTCGCTCCGTCATCGCCCTTTTGCGCACCGTGGTGGCTGAAGCCATACAGAAGCGCACGTTAGACCGCTga